One Oryza glaberrima chromosome 10, OglaRS2, whole genome shotgun sequence DNA segment encodes these proteins:
- the LOC127786435 gene encoding uncharacterized protein LOC127786435: protein MAAAAAAASSGWLRRAAGTVPRIPCGLVTALVPTPPPPAAAVVSEAPALALPSHAAAAMELMAVPKKKVSKYKKGLRNGPKALKPVPVIVRCKCCGRVKLPHFYCCSGERGNPGSESS, encoded by the exons atggcggcggcggcggcggcggcctcctcgggctggctccggcgagcggcggggacAGTCCCGCGCATTCCATGCGGACTCGTGACCGCACTCGTCccgacccctcctccacccGCTGCTGCGGTGGTGTCCGAGGCCCCCGCGCTCGCGCTCCcttcccacgccgccgccgccatggagctCATGGCTGTTCCCAAGAAGAAG GTTTCAAAGTATAAGAAGGGCCTGAGGAATGGGCCAAAAGCCCTGAAGCCTGTTCCTGTAATTGTCCGCTGCAA GTGCTGCGGTCGGGTGAAGCTGCCACACTTCTACTGTTGCAGCGGCGAAAGAGGGAACCCTGGATCTGAGAGCTCGTAA
- the LOC127786434 gene encoding 2-hydroxy-palmitic acid dioxygenase mpo1-like codes for MARLRRGLEHLERRYAFYAAYHSNPANVLVHAVCVWPILLTAMLPLRYAPPLPLLRFYCPLCRQYLPVQLGFPVAVALGAYYSLMDRRAGAAAAALCVAGWAAGTLLADAAGLWTFRDAWRPLLTAQAVLWSAQFFSHAFFEKRRPALVDGPVQAVVTAPLFVFIEVLHRLFGYEPTPGFYKRVQARVAAMHNGPPAPAPAPEKKEEEEKENVSKATQEESAEKDS; via the exons ATGGCGCGGCTGCGGCGTGGTCTCGAACACCTGGAGCGGCGGTACGCGTTCTACGCGGCGTACCACTCCAACCCGGCGAACGTGCTCGTCCACGCCGTGTGCGTGTGGCCCATCCTCCTCACCGCGATGCTCCCGCTCCGgtacgcgccgccgctgccgctgctccgaTTCTACTGCCCGCTCTGCCGCCAGTACCTCCCCGTGCAGCTCGgcttccccgtcgccgtcgcgctggGCGCGTACTACTCGCTCATGGACcgccgcgcgggcgccgccgccgcggcgctctgCGTCGCCGGGTGGGCCGCCGGGAcgctcctcgccgacgccgcggggCTCTGGACGTTCCGCGACGCGTGGAGGCCGCTGCTCACCGCGCAGGCCGTGCTCTGGTCCGCCCAGTTCTTCTCCCACGCCTTCTTCGAG aagcggcggccggcgctggTGGATGGCCCGGTgcaggcggtggtgacggcgccGCTGTTCGTCTTCATCGAG GTGCTGCATAGGTTGTTCGGGTACGAGCCGACGCCGGGGTTCTACAAGCGCGtccaggcgagggtggcggcgatgCACAACGggccgccggcaccggcgccggcgccggagaagaaggaggaggaggagaaggagaacgTGAGCAAGGCGACGCAGGAGGAGAGCGCCGAGAAGGATTCGTAG